The following proteins are co-located in the Triticum aestivum cultivar Chinese Spring chromosome 1A, IWGSC CS RefSeq v2.1, whole genome shotgun sequence genome:
- the LOC123063631 gene encoding ABC transporter A family member 2 isoform X2 has protein sequence MELLSGPALAWQQYRSLLRKNAALAWRHRRSSALQLLSSLLFIFLIFCIDRAVRSRFSYTTAYQNVRDPKALVAPPIPPCEDKFFVKTPCYDFLWSGGGSARVSALVDAIRRNNPGRTIPAEKVLGFSTPDEVDAWLFANPMRCPGALHFQDINATQMSYGIQTNSTPVARRGTYEDPTFKFQIPLQVAAEREMARLILGDPNFSWTVGFKEFAHPATETFSTIAQAGPTFFLAIAMFGFVFQISALVTEKELKLRQAMSIMGLYESAYWLSWLTWEALLTLLSALFTVLFGMMFQFDFFLNNSFGILFILFFLFQLNMLGFAFMISTFVAKAASATTVGFAIFIIGFLTQLVTTFGFPYSNNYEAYYQTIWSFFPPNVFAQALNILGKATATPEDKGISWNQRKTCQSFETDCVITVDDIYIWLISTFFLWFILAIYFDNIIPNVNGVRKSVFYFLTPSYWTGKGEGGLCSCFGSNRPADDASPTDEDVLTEENLVKEQAAGNEVDPGVAVQIRGLRKTYPGSFNMGCCKCKTTKPFHSVKGLWVNLEKDQLFCLLGPNGAGKTTTISCLTGITPITGGDALIYGHSVRSSAGMSNIRRMIGVCPQFDILWDALTAKEHMELFASIKGLPSSTIKSVAEQSLAQVKLSQAANVRAGSYSGGMKRRLSVAIALIGDPKLVFLDEPTTGMDPITRRHVWDIIEEAKKGRAIVLTTHSMEEADILSDRIAIMAKGRLRCIGTSIRLKSKFGTGYIANVNFSGNGHTQSPNINGDAEAAVNPNIESVKSFFKERLDVDSKEESRTFLTFVIPHEKEPLLTRFFGELQDREREFGISDIQLGLTTLEEVFLNIAKQAELESSTAEGTLVTLNLSSGASIQIPKGARFVGIPGTETEEHPRGVMVEVFWDQDDSGTLCVSGHSDETPVPANVELTRPPSLSRRGSVGRGGPVGYVIDENQVPTAR, from the exons ATGGAGCTCCTGAGCGGGCCGGCGCTGGCGTGGCAGCAGTACCGCTCCCTGCTCCGCAAGAACGCGGCGCTCGCCTGGCGCCACCGGCGCTCGTCGGCGCTGCAGCtgctctcctccctcctcttcatcttcctcatcttcTGCATCGACCGCGCCGTCCGCTCCCGCTTCTCCTACACCACCGCCTACCAGAACGTGCGCGACCCCAAGGCGCTCGTCGCGCCGCCCATCCCGCCCTGCGAGGACAAGTTCTTCGTCAAGACCCCCTGCTACGACTTCCTCtggagcggcggcggcagcgcccgCGTCTCGGCGCTCGTCGACGCCATCCGCAGGAACAACCCCGGCCGGACGATCCCCGCCGAGAAG GTCTTAGGTTTTAGCACTCCAGATGAAGTCGATGCTTGGCTATTTGCAAACCCGATGCGCTGCCCTGGCGCTTTGCATTTTCAAGATATAAATGCCACCCAGATGTCGTATGGTATTCAGACAAACTCCACTCCAGTAGCTCGAAGAGGAACATATGAGGACCCCACCTTCAAGTTCCAGATACCGCTTCAAGTTGCAGCTGAGAGAGAAATGGCAAGGCTGATTCTTGGAG ATCCAAATTTTAGCTGGACTGTGGGATTCAAGGAATTTGCTCACCCAGCAACTGAAACCTTCTCTACAATTGCCCAAGCAGGGCCAACTTTCTTCCTTGCCATTGCAATGTTTGGATTTGTTTTCCAAATCAGTGCCTTGGTTACAGAGAAAGAACTTAAACTTCGTCAG GCTATGTCTATCATGGGTCTCTATGAATCGGCTTATTGGTTATCATGGCTTACCTGGGAGGCCTTGCTTACATTACTCTCAGCACTTTTCACGGTGCTCTTTGGGATGATGTTCCAGTTTGACTTCTTCCTGAACAATAGCTTTGGAATCTTATTCATCCTATTCTTCCTCTTCCAACTGAACATG CTTGGTTTTGCTTTCATGATATCCACATTTGTAGCAAAAGCAGCATCAGCTACTACTGTTGGATTTGCAATATTCATCATTGGATTCTTGACACAG CTTGTTACAACCTTCGGGTTCCCATATTCAAATAACTATGAGGCGTACTACCAGACAATATGGTCCTTCTTTCCTCCTAATGTTTTTGCCCAAGCCCTCAATATTCTAGGTAAGGCAACAGCAACTCCAGAAGACAAAGGTATTAGCTGGAACCAGCGTAAAACGTGCCAATCCTTTGAGACGGACTGCGTCATTACAGTA GATGACATCTACATATGGCTCATCTCCACATTTTTCTTGTGGTTTATCCTGGCGATCTACTTCGACAACATAATTCCAAATGTCAATGGTGTTAGAAAGTCAGTGTTTTACTTTCTGACGCCTTCATACTGGACAGGGAAAGGAG AGGGAGGCCTTTGTAGCTGTTTTGGTTCGAACCGGCCGGCTGATGATGCTAGCCCTACTGATGAGGATGTTCTTACCGAGGAAAATCTAGTAAAAGAACAAGCTGCAGGCAATGAGGTAGATCCTGGTGTTGCGGTTCAAATACGCGGCTTGCGGAAAACCTATCCAGGAAGTTTTAATATGGGTTGCTGCAAGTGCAAAACAACTAAGCCATTCCATTCTGTCAAA GGCTTATGGGTTAACCTTGAGAAGGACCAGCTATTTTGTCTTCTTGGCCCAAATGGAGCTGGTAAAACAACTACAATCAGTTGCCTGACTGGTATCACACCAATTACCGGCGGCGATG CTTTGATTTATGGTCATTCCGTTCGAAGCTCTGCGGGTATGTCTAATATTCGCAGAATGATTGGAGTCTGTCCGCAG TTTGACATCCTATGGGATGCATTGACGGCTAAGGAGCACATGGAGTTGTTTGCCAGCATCAAGGGGTTGCCATCATCAACAATCAAGTCG GTAGCAGAACAGTCACTAGCCCAAGTGAAGCTCAGCCAGGCAGCTAATGTTAGAGCAGGTAGCTACAGTGGTGGAATGAAACGGCGGTTAAGTGTTGCGATTGCTCTAATTGGTGACCCAAAATTGGTGTTTCTTGATGAGCCG ACAACTGGCATGGATCCAATAACAAGGAGGCATGTCTGGGACATCATCGAGGAGGCAAAGAAGGGAAGAGCCATTGTATTGACCACACATTCAATGGAGGAAGCTGACATCTTAAGTGACAGAATCGCTATCATGGCAAAGGGGAGATTGCGGTGTATCGGCACTTCAATAAGGCTGAAGTCGAAATTTGGAACTGGGTACATCGCTAATGTGAATTTCTCAGGAAATGGTCACACACAGAGCCCTAACATCAACGGTGATGCAGAGGCCGCAGTTAATCCTAACATAGAATCTGTCAAATCATTCTTCAAGGAA AGGCTTGATGTGGACTCGAAAGAGGAAAGCAGGACATTCTTAACGTTTGTCATCCCCCATGAGAAAGAACCACTTCTGACG AGGTTCTTTGGGGAACTCCAAGACAGAGAAAGGGAATTTGGGATATCAGACATTCAACTCGGTCTCACGACACTTGAAGAAGTCTTCCTGAACATTGCAAAGCAAGCCGAGCTGGAGAGCTCTACCGCCGAGGGGACACTAGTGACTCTTAACCTGTCATCCGGAGCATCAATTCAG ATACCCAAGGGGGCGCGTTTCGTGGGCATTCCTGGAACCGAGACGGAGGAGCATCCGAGAGGAGTCATGGTGGAGGTGTTCTGGGACCAGGATGACAGCGGAACGCTCTGCGTCTCTGGCCACTCTGATGAAACCCCTGTGCCGGCAAATGTGGAGCTGACAAGGCCTCCTTCACTTTCGCGCAGGGGGTCGGTCGGCCGCGGAGGCCCTGTAGGGTACGTCATTGACGAAAACCAGGTCCCCACAGCAAGATGA
- the LOC123063644 gene encoding ABC transporter A family member 7 has translation MDSSTGSSRGPAGFSTQANALLRKNLCFQKRNLKTNVCITLFPILLCVLLVLLQGAIDREIDKPKYRCGCACVDAAADGTCRRTECGVQYSTLDQVASCPIPTPPRWPALVQLPTPESRAISTASQPFDGLPGQTCRDAGSCPAAFLVTGANRSLAESLSGQLFPALSSPLNFTDYLGALSKIVPGSDTTPEFRQLLEPAFTPGNTLYIVQPQCRSNLSQTVLVNAGIIPLQLNVECIQGLMLWRESESIVNDELFRGYRQQRESGREKANEFAAGYNFLSTNKDSLDISIWFNSTYSNNTAFTEIALLRVPRLVNMASNAYIKFLRGSGVEMLLEYVKDMPKVGTKLKFDLSSLLGALFFTWIVELLFPVVLTYLVYEKQQKLKIMMKMHGLKDGPYWMITYTYFFALSAVYMLLFIIFGSVIGLRFFTANNYSIQIVFYFIYINLQIALAFFAASFFSSVKIATVVGYIYVFGSGLLGAFLLRFFVEDNSFPKGWIVVMEIIPGFSLYRGLYEFGQYAFSGTAMGTSGMEWTNLSDPVNGMRTVLIIMVIEWAILLPLAFYLDQVSSLGGGLRKRLLISLKCFKKRAASFRRYSFGRQGSKVVVEMENPDTTQEREVVEQLLLEPSANHAIISDNLTKVYHGKDGNPDKLAVRGLSLALPKGQCFGMLGPNGAGKTSFISMMIGLIPPTSGTAYVHGMDIRTDMNEIYTNMGVCPQHDLLWETLTGREHLLFYGRLKNLKGAELLKATDDSLKSVNLFRGGVGDKQVGKYSGGMKRRLSVAISLIGDPKVVFMDEPSTGLDPASRNNLWSVVKEAKKNRAIILTTHSMEEAEVLCDRLGIFVDGGFQCIGNPKELKARYGGTYVFTMTTSSEHEQEVEQLVRRLSPNANRIYHISGTQKFELPKQEVKIADVFNEVESAKGRFSIHAWGLADTTLEDVFIKVAKGAQAFNV, from the exons ATGGACTCCTCCACCGGCTCCTCGAGGGGCCCCGCCGGCTTCTCCACGCAGGCCAACGCCCTCCTCCGCAAGAACCTCTGCTTCCAG AAGAGGAACCTGAAGACGAACGTGTGCATCACGCTCTTCCCGATCCTCCTCTGCGTCCTGCTCGTGCTGCTGCAGGGCGCCATCGACCGCGAGATCGACAAGCCCAAGTACCGCTGCGGCTGCGCTTGCGTCGACGCGGCCGCCGACGGGACCTGCCGGAGGACCGAGTGCGGCGTCCAGTACTCCACGCTGGACCAGGTCGCCAGCTGCCCGATCCCCACCCCGCCGCGCTGGCCGGCCCTGGTCCAGCTGCCCACCCCCGAGTCCAGAGCCATCAGCACCGCCTCCCAGCCGTTCGACGGTTTGCCCGGCCAGACGTGCCGCGACGCCGGGTCTTGCCCCGCCGCCTTCCTCGTCACCGGAGCCAACCGCTCGCTCGCCGAAA GTCTTTCGGGTCAACTGTTCCCTGCTCTGTCTTCGCCTCTGAATTTCACCGACTATCTGGGTGCGCTCTCCAAGATTGTTCCT GGCTCGGACACGACGCCAGAGTTTAGACAGCTTCTAGAGCCAGCATTTACTCCAGGGAACACTCTGTATATTGTCCAACCTCAGTGTCGCTCCAATTTGTCGCAAACAGTTTTGGTCAATGCTGGGATAATACCGCTTCAACTCA ATGTAGAGTGCATTCAAGGTTTGATGTTATGGCGTGAAAGCGAATCAATTGTCAATGACGAACTATTTAGGGGATATAGACAACAAAGGGAAAGTGGAAGAGAGAAGGCGAATGAATTTGCTGCAG GTTACAACTTCTTGAGCACAAATAAGGATAGCCTTGACATTAGTATTTGGTTCAACTCTACATATAGCAACAATACTGCGTTTACTGAAATTGCACTACTACGAGTGCCACGCTTGGTTAACATG GCTTCCAACGCATACATCAAATTTCTCAGAGGAAGTGGAGTAGAAATGCTGCTTGAATATGTTAAAGATATGCCTAAAGTAGGAACGAAATTAAAATTTGACCTGTCTTCGCTTCTTGGCGCACTCTTCTTCACCTGGATCGTTGAACTACTCTTTCCA GTTGTACTAACATATCTCGTGTATGAGAAACAACAAaagctgaaaattatgatgaagatgCATGGTTTGAAGGACGGCCCTTACTGGATGATAACTTACACTTACTTCTTTGCTCTATCAGCTGTCTATATGCTACTATTTATCATTTTTGGCTCCGTGATAG GTCTGCGCTTCTTCACAGCAAATAATTACAGCATTCAGATTGTTTTCTACTTCATCTACATAAATCTGCAGATTGCACTCGCATTTTTCGCAGCGTCGTTCTTTTCTTCAGTCAAAATCGCCACAG TGGTTGGTTACATTTATGTATTTGGTTCTGGTTTACTAGGCGCATTTCTTCTGCGTTTTTTTGTTGAGGATAATAGTTTCCCAA AGGGTTGGATAGTAGTCATGGAGATCATCCCTGGATTTTCACTTTACCGAGGGTTATATGAGTTTGGTCAATATGCATTCTCTGGAACTGCAATGGGAACCAGTGGTATGGAGTGGACTAATTTGAGTGACCCGGTCAATGGAATGCGTACTGTATTGATTATCATGGTTATCGAATGGGCAATACTTCTCCCCTTGGCATTTTATCTTGATCAAGTCTCATCATTGGGTGGTGGACTCCGAAAGAGGTTGTTGATCTCCTTGAAATGCTTTAAGAAGCGAGCTGCGTCATTTCGGAGGTATAGCTTCGGGCGGCAAGGATCTAAAGTCGTAGTCGAAATGGAGAACCCTGACACTACTCAAGAA AGAGAGGTAGTTGAGCAGCTTCTGCTGGAACCCAGTGCAAACCATGCTATTATATCTGATAACCTAACGAAGGTTTACCATGGAAAGGATGGGAATCCTGACAAGCTTGCAGTTCGTGGGTTGTCTCTTGCCCTCCCAAAAGGCCAATGTTTTGGAATGCTTGGCCCGAATGGGGCAGGGAAAACATCCTTCATCAGTATG ATGATTGGGCTTATTCCACCTACATCTGGCACTGCTTATGTCCATGGAATGGACATACGGACTGATATGAATGAAATATACACAAATATGGGTGTCTGCCCACAACACGA CTTGCTTTGGGAAACATTGACGGGAAGAGAGCATCTATTGTTTTATGGAAGATTAAAAAATCTTAAAGGCGCTGAATTACTGAAG GCAACTGATGACTCTCTGAAGAGTGTTAACCTATTCCGTGGCGGTGTCGGGGATAAGCAAGTGGGGAAGTACAGTGGAGGCATGAAACGGCGGCTTAGTGTCGCAATCTCCTTAATTGGAGACCCCAAA GTTGTTTTCATGGACGAGCCAAGCACTGGACTAGATCCAGCGTCAAGAAATAACCTGTGGAGTGTTGTGAAAGAAGCAAAGAAAAACCGTGCCATTATTCTTACAA CGCATTCAATGGAAGAGGCAGAGGTACTATGTGATAGACTGGGTATTTTTGTTGATGGTGGTTTCCAGTGCATTGGAAATCCGAAAGAG CTCAAAGCAAGATACGGGGGCACCTACGTGTTCACAATGACAACATCTTCAGAACATGAGCAGGAGGTTGAACAGCTGGTTCGCCGTTTGTCGCCAAATGCAAACAGGATATATCACATATCTGGAACACAGAAATTTGAGCTGCCAAAGCAGGAGGTGAAGATAGCAGACGTTTTCAATGAAGTTGAGAGTGCAAAGGGCCGTTTTAGCATACACGCTTGGGGCCTCGCTGACACCACCTTGGAGGATGTCTTCATCAAGGTTGCCAAGGGAGCACAAGCTTTCAACGTGTAA
- the LOC123063631 gene encoding ABC transporter A family member 2 isoform X1: MELLSGPALAWQQYRSLLRKNAALAWRHRRSSALQLLSSLLFIFLIFCIDRAVRSRFSYTTAYQNVRDPKALVAPPIPPCEDKFFVKTPCYDFLWSGGGSARVSALVDAIRRNNPGRTIPAEKVLGFSTPDEVDAWLFANPMRCPGALHFQDINATQMSYGIQTNSTPVARRGTYEDPTFKFQIPLQVAAEREMARLILGDPNFSWTVGFKEFAHPATETFSTIAQAGPTFFLAIAMFGFVFQISALVTEKELKLRQAMSIMGLYESAYWLSWLTWEALLTLLSALFTVLFGMMFQFDFFLNNSFGILFILFFLFQLNMLGFAFMISTFVAKAASATTVGFAIFIIGFLTQLVTTFGFPYSNNYEAYYQTIWSFFPPNVFAQALNILGKATATPEDKGISWNQRKTCQSFETDCVITVDDIYIWLISTFFLWFILAIYFDNIIPNVNGVRKSVFYFLTPSYWTGKGGKMRKGGLCSCFGSNRPADDASPTDEDVLTEENLVKEQAAGNEVDPGVAVQIRGLRKTYPGSFNMGCCKCKTTKPFHSVKGLWVNLEKDQLFCLLGPNGAGKTTTISCLTGITPITGGDALIYGHSVRSSAGMSNIRRMIGVCPQFDILWDALTAKEHMELFASIKGLPSSTIKSVAEQSLAQVKLSQAANVRAGSYSGGMKRRLSVAIALIGDPKLVFLDEPTTGMDPITRRHVWDIIEEAKKGRAIVLTTHSMEEADILSDRIAIMAKGRLRCIGTSIRLKSKFGTGYIANVNFSGNGHTQSPNINGDAEAAVNPNIESVKSFFKERLDVDSKEESRTFLTFVIPHEKEPLLTRFFGELQDREREFGISDIQLGLTTLEEVFLNIAKQAELESSTAEGTLVTLNLSSGASIQIPKGARFVGIPGTETEEHPRGVMVEVFWDQDDSGTLCVSGHSDETPVPANVELTRPPSLSRRGSVGRGGPVGYVIDENQVPTAR, from the exons ATGGAGCTCCTGAGCGGGCCGGCGCTGGCGTGGCAGCAGTACCGCTCCCTGCTCCGCAAGAACGCGGCGCTCGCCTGGCGCCACCGGCGCTCGTCGGCGCTGCAGCtgctctcctccctcctcttcatcttcctcatcttcTGCATCGACCGCGCCGTCCGCTCCCGCTTCTCCTACACCACCGCCTACCAGAACGTGCGCGACCCCAAGGCGCTCGTCGCGCCGCCCATCCCGCCCTGCGAGGACAAGTTCTTCGTCAAGACCCCCTGCTACGACTTCCTCtggagcggcggcggcagcgcccgCGTCTCGGCGCTCGTCGACGCCATCCGCAGGAACAACCCCGGCCGGACGATCCCCGCCGAGAAG GTCTTAGGTTTTAGCACTCCAGATGAAGTCGATGCTTGGCTATTTGCAAACCCGATGCGCTGCCCTGGCGCTTTGCATTTTCAAGATATAAATGCCACCCAGATGTCGTATGGTATTCAGACAAACTCCACTCCAGTAGCTCGAAGAGGAACATATGAGGACCCCACCTTCAAGTTCCAGATACCGCTTCAAGTTGCAGCTGAGAGAGAAATGGCAAGGCTGATTCTTGGAG ATCCAAATTTTAGCTGGACTGTGGGATTCAAGGAATTTGCTCACCCAGCAACTGAAACCTTCTCTACAATTGCCCAAGCAGGGCCAACTTTCTTCCTTGCCATTGCAATGTTTGGATTTGTTTTCCAAATCAGTGCCTTGGTTACAGAGAAAGAACTTAAACTTCGTCAG GCTATGTCTATCATGGGTCTCTATGAATCGGCTTATTGGTTATCATGGCTTACCTGGGAGGCCTTGCTTACATTACTCTCAGCACTTTTCACGGTGCTCTTTGGGATGATGTTCCAGTTTGACTTCTTCCTGAACAATAGCTTTGGAATCTTATTCATCCTATTCTTCCTCTTCCAACTGAACATG CTTGGTTTTGCTTTCATGATATCCACATTTGTAGCAAAAGCAGCATCAGCTACTACTGTTGGATTTGCAATATTCATCATTGGATTCTTGACACAG CTTGTTACAACCTTCGGGTTCCCATATTCAAATAACTATGAGGCGTACTACCAGACAATATGGTCCTTCTTTCCTCCTAATGTTTTTGCCCAAGCCCTCAATATTCTAGGTAAGGCAACAGCAACTCCAGAAGACAAAGGTATTAGCTGGAACCAGCGTAAAACGTGCCAATCCTTTGAGACGGACTGCGTCATTACAGTA GATGACATCTACATATGGCTCATCTCCACATTTTTCTTGTGGTTTATCCTGGCGATCTACTTCGACAACATAATTCCAAATGTCAATGGTGTTAGAAAGTCAGTGTTTTACTTTCTGACGCCTTCATACTGGACAGGGAAAGGAGGCAAGATGCGAA AGGGAGGCCTTTGTAGCTGTTTTGGTTCGAACCGGCCGGCTGATGATGCTAGCCCTACTGATGAGGATGTTCTTACCGAGGAAAATCTAGTAAAAGAACAAGCTGCAGGCAATGAGGTAGATCCTGGTGTTGCGGTTCAAATACGCGGCTTGCGGAAAACCTATCCAGGAAGTTTTAATATGGGTTGCTGCAAGTGCAAAACAACTAAGCCATTCCATTCTGTCAAA GGCTTATGGGTTAACCTTGAGAAGGACCAGCTATTTTGTCTTCTTGGCCCAAATGGAGCTGGTAAAACAACTACAATCAGTTGCCTGACTGGTATCACACCAATTACCGGCGGCGATG CTTTGATTTATGGTCATTCCGTTCGAAGCTCTGCGGGTATGTCTAATATTCGCAGAATGATTGGAGTCTGTCCGCAG TTTGACATCCTATGGGATGCATTGACGGCTAAGGAGCACATGGAGTTGTTTGCCAGCATCAAGGGGTTGCCATCATCAACAATCAAGTCG GTAGCAGAACAGTCACTAGCCCAAGTGAAGCTCAGCCAGGCAGCTAATGTTAGAGCAGGTAGCTACAGTGGTGGAATGAAACGGCGGTTAAGTGTTGCGATTGCTCTAATTGGTGACCCAAAATTGGTGTTTCTTGATGAGCCG ACAACTGGCATGGATCCAATAACAAGGAGGCATGTCTGGGACATCATCGAGGAGGCAAAGAAGGGAAGAGCCATTGTATTGACCACACATTCAATGGAGGAAGCTGACATCTTAAGTGACAGAATCGCTATCATGGCAAAGGGGAGATTGCGGTGTATCGGCACTTCAATAAGGCTGAAGTCGAAATTTGGAACTGGGTACATCGCTAATGTGAATTTCTCAGGAAATGGTCACACACAGAGCCCTAACATCAACGGTGATGCAGAGGCCGCAGTTAATCCTAACATAGAATCTGTCAAATCATTCTTCAAGGAA AGGCTTGATGTGGACTCGAAAGAGGAAAGCAGGACATTCTTAACGTTTGTCATCCCCCATGAGAAAGAACCACTTCTGACG AGGTTCTTTGGGGAACTCCAAGACAGAGAAAGGGAATTTGGGATATCAGACATTCAACTCGGTCTCACGACACTTGAAGAAGTCTTCCTGAACATTGCAAAGCAAGCCGAGCTGGAGAGCTCTACCGCCGAGGGGACACTAGTGACTCTTAACCTGTCATCCGGAGCATCAATTCAG ATACCCAAGGGGGCGCGTTTCGTGGGCATTCCTGGAACCGAGACGGAGGAGCATCCGAGAGGAGTCATGGTGGAGGTGTTCTGGGACCAGGATGACAGCGGAACGCTCTGCGTCTCTGGCCACTCTGATGAAACCCCTGTGCCGGCAAATGTGGAGCTGACAAGGCCTCCTTCACTTTCGCGCAGGGGGTCGGTCGGCCGCGGAGGCCCTGTAGGGTACGTCATTGACGAAAACCAGGTCCCCACAGCAAGATGA